A stretch of the Argentina anserina chromosome 6, drPotAnse1.1, whole genome shotgun sequence genome encodes the following:
- the LOC126799710 gene encoding LOW QUALITY PROTEIN: putative pentatricopeptide repeat-containing protein At3g05240 (The sequence of the model RefSeq protein was modified relative to this genomic sequence to represent the inferred CDS: inserted 6 bases in 4 codons; deleted 1 base in 1 codon; substituted 1 base at 1 genomic stop codon), whose translation MKKHYNAILSLLEKCKSMXELKQIHGLMVTSSVKNVISLSRVIDFCAISEAGDISYAESVFRRIKQPSLYIWNSMIRGYSNSENPVECLVMYREMVHRGYAPDHFTFPFXLNGCSIIVAVGVGKCVHSCIVKAGFVLNVYVSSGLLNMYACCADMXNLISGFVGNNQASEAVKVFRDMELCDVEPNEITMVNVLVACARSRDIDSGKWVHSRIRQLGFDPFESTFDFNVIFATAIVDMYAKCGSLRTARRLFDKMPDRNLVAWNSMISAYNQYDQVDKAIDLFFDVRLSGFIPDQATCPDVIGSCAQLGALALGQSLHSYASKTSIGTDASVGTALLDMYTKNGDAGSAQRIFEELQKKDVMAWTSMIVGLAVQGXAADALHTFRRMQEDASVIPDQITYIGVLSACSHVGLVEEGQRHFRSMIDVYGITPMAEHYGCMVDLLSRAGRFEEAMRLLEXMPIQPNVTTWGALLNGCEIYENLDLGDRVRRYITELEPHFSGVLVLLSNIYARAGRWKEVKLTKELMKDRRIAKILGCSSVEMKLLST comes from the exons ATGAAGAAACACTACAATGCCATTCTCTCATTGCTAGAAAAGTGCAAATCCAT AGAATTGAAACAAATACATGGGCTGATGGTCACTAGCTCAGTTAAGAATGTGATCTCATTGAGTAGGGTTATTGATTTCTGTGCTATTTCTGAGGCTGGAGACATCAGCTATGCTGAGTCTGTTTTTCGTCGAATTAAGCAGCCCAGTTTGTATATTTGGAACTCAATGATCAGAGGGTACTCGAATAGCGAGAACCCGGTAGAGTGTTTGGTAATGTATAGAGAAATGGTGCATAGGGGTTATGCCCCTGAccattttacatttccat gtctCAACGGTTGTTCGATAATCGTTGCTGTTGGAGTTGGGAAATGTGTGCATAGCTGCATTGTGAAAGCTGGATTTGTATTGAATGTGTATGTATCTTCTGGTTTGCTCAATATGTATGCTTGTTGTGCAGATAT GAATCTGATTTCCGGGTTTGTTGGGAACAATCAAGCTAGTGAGGCTGTAAAGGTGTTTAGGGATATGGAACTTTGTGATGTCGAGCCAAATGAGATTACAATGGTCAATGTGTTAGTCGCTTGTGCCCGAAGTAGGGATATTGACAGTGGGAAGTGGGTTCACAGTCGTATTCGCCAACTTGGGTTTGATCCGTTTGAATCGACTTTTGATTTTAATGTGATTTTTGCAACTGCCATAGTAGATATGTATGCAAAATGTGGCAGCTTGAGAACAGCAAGGCGTCTGTTTGACAAGATGCCTGACAGAAACTTGGTTGCCTGGAATTCTATGATCAGTGCCTACAATCAATATGACCAGGTTGATAAAGCTATTGACTTGTTTTTTGATGTGCGGCTTTCTGGTTTTATTCCGGACCAAGCTACCTGTCCGGATGTGATTGGTTCTTGTGCGCAGTTGGGGGCTTTGGCTTTGGGACAAAGTCTTCATTCATATGCATCAAAAACTAGCATAGGCACAGATGCTTCTGTTGGAACTGCTTTGCTAGACATGTATACGAAAAATGGAGATGCAGGCAGTGCTCAAAGAATTTTTGAGGAA TTGCAGAAGAAAGATGTAATGGCATGGACTAGTATGATTGTCGGTTTAGCTGTGCAGG ATGCTGCAGATGCACTGCATACTTTTAGAAGAATGCAAGAGGATGCTAGTGTTATTCCAGACCAGATCACTTATATTGGGGTTTTAAGCGCGTGTAGCCATGTCGGACTTGTGGAGGAGGGTCAGAGACACTTTCGTTCAATGATTGATGTTTATGGCATAACACCAATGGCAGAACATTACGGCTGCATGGTTGATCTCTTGAGTCGTGCAGGCCGGTTTGAAGAGGCAATGAGACTACTAGAATAAATGCCAATTCAACCCAATGTAACAACATGGGGAGCTCTCTTAAATGGGTGTGAGATATATGAAAATCTAGATCTCGGTGACAGAGTTAGAAGATACATTACAGAGTTGGAGCCTCATTTTAGTGGAGTTTTGGTCCTTCTTTCCAACATATATGCTAGGGCTGGAAGATGGAAAGAAGTAAAGCTGACTAAAGAATTGATGAAAGATAGGAGGATTGCCAAAATTCTTGGATGTAGTTCAGTTGAAATGAAATTGTTGAGCACATAA
- the LOC126800733 gene encoding alpha-galactosidase-like, with protein MLQAIIPFHQLTNSFTLGLFDGMESIAYCNVLEFSALLVMNIFRFLYSYLCFYLTSSGPQLWSPIKGPNFMQNYIHSGNESSGVDLLNQRVSSQELATTPPRGWNSYNAISWTITEKEFLQNAEIISNKLLPYGYEYVVVDHLWYRRNVTGASADNIGVDVIDEWGRPMPDPDRWPSSKGGKGFTEVAERVHKMGLKFGINIMRGINTQAVEANTRILHPLSGSVYDYSNGKFWTAQDIGIKERTCTGMQNGFMSVNTTLQAGRFFLSDLYQLYTSWGVDFVKQDCVFGRDLDMNEISYASSLLRNQKPLLYSVSPGIGATPMMANSVSSVVNTYSISGNNWDDWRDVVARFDVARDFAAANMIGANSSWPDLDMLPLGWLSDAGLNEDPHRETNLTSEEQRTMMTLWCMAKSPLMFGGDVRKLDDTTHSILTNPILLEINSYSSNNKEFPYIRSEGLRSWVATGRQGEIYVALFNLNSKKTTITAQKSDLAKAFPGTKLTNRASCKGNEVWSQTDLGIIEHFISISVETHGTALVVLHCS; from the exons ATGCTGCAGGCTATAATTCCATTCCATCAACTTACCAACAGTTTCACTTTGGGTTTGTTTGATGGGATGGAATCTATAGCCTACTGCAATGTG TTGGAATTCTCTGCTCTGCTGGTGATGAACATCTTCAGATTCCTTTACAGCTACCTATGTTTCTACCTTACTAGCTCGGGGCCTCAACTTTGGAGTCCCATAAAGGGTCCCAATTTTAT GCAAAACTATATCCATAGTGGAAATGAATCAAGCGGGGTGGATCTTCTTAATCAGAG GGTATCGTCCCAAGAACTTGCTACCACACCACCCAGAGGTTGGAACTCCTATAACGCAATCAGCTGGACTATTACTGAGAAGGAGTTCTTGCAAAATGCTGAGATCATCTCCAATAAGTTACTTCCTTATGGATATGAG TACGTAGTTGTGGACCATCTATGGTATAGGAGAAATGTGACCGGTGCTAGTGCAGACAATATTGGAGTTGATGTAATTGATGAATGGGGAAGACCAATGCCTGACCCAGATAGATGGCCTAGCTCCAAAGGTGGGAAAGGATTTACTGAAGTGGCAGAGAGAGTTCATAAAATGGGTTTGAAGTTTGGCATCAATATTATGAGAGGAATAAACACACAAGCTGTAGAAGCCAATACTCGTATCTTGCATCCTCTCTCG GGTAGTGTTTATGATTATTCCAATGGAAAGTTTTGGACCGCACAAGATATAGGGATCAAGGAAAGGACTTGTACTGGGATGCAAAATGGTTTCATGAGTGTGAATACAACCTTGCAGGCTGGAAGGTTCTTCTTATCAGACCTCTATCAACTGTATACCAGTTGGGGTGTTGATTTTG TGAAACAGGATTGCGTGTTCGGTAGAGACTTGGATATGAATGAAATATCTTATGCATCATCG CTTTTGAGGAATCAAAAACCTCTTCTATATTCTGTATCTCCTGGAATTGGAGCAACACCTATGATGGCCAATAGTGTAAGTAGTGTAGTGAACACGTACAGTATAAGTGGTAATAATTGGGATGACTGGAGAGATGTTGTAGCCCGTTTCGATGTTGCCAG GGATTTTGCTGCTGCTAATATGATTGGAGCGAACAGCTCGTGGCCTGACTTAGATATGCTACCCTTGGGATGGCTTAGTGATGCAG GTTTAAATGAAGATCCACACAGAGAGACTAACCTCACATCAGAGGAGCAAAGAACTATG ATGACCTTGTGGTGCATGGCCAAGTCTCCTCTCATGTTTGGAGGAGATGTGAGAAAGCTAGATGATACAACACACAGTATTCTAACAAATCCTATCTTGCTTGAGATCAATTCTTATAGCTCAAACAATAAGGAG TTTCCATACATAAGGTCTGAAGGACTTCGCTCTTGGGTTGCAACTGGAAGACAAG GAGAAATATATGTTGCTTTGTTTAACCTGAACTCCAAGAAAACTACTATAACCGCACAAAAATCAGACTTGGCCAAGGCATTTCCGGGGACTAAATTGACTAATAGAGCTTCTTGCAAAGGCAACGAAGTTTGGAGCCAAACTGACTTGGGGATTATAGAACACTTCATATCCATTTCTGTGGAAACCCATGGAACTGCACTTGTCGTCCTACACTGCAGTTAA
- the LOC126799711 gene encoding uncharacterized protein LOC126799711 — protein sequence MQTLHFKTQPFLSIPSSFFINPISKTHNLLKSSVFASRSHLFRASLSLSDRTQTQKPIVNSRKNRRANGSVKLQRFLLRLVPIIASSLKLLPQPLDLVLEEIGGGGGGRGGLGFWKSFGGGGFDGFRSKRKRKLLLLFLFYGVLVSCGYGLLFGGDLESNVLWFGLCFGAVGVGLVHWWEMRGLFGAFVWGVLVGSGFKRKDLRDWGLKLRPMMENVTLRSKRSGRRAF from the coding sequence ATGCAGACCCTTCACTTCAAAACCCAACCTTTCCTCTCTATTCCCTCTTCTTTCTTCATAAACCCCATTTCTAAAACCCACAATCTGCTAAAAAGCTCAGTCTTTGCTTCAAGATCTCACCTTTTTCGAGCTTCACTCTCACTCTCTGATCGAACCCAGACCCAGAAACCCATTGTGAATTCAAGGAAGAACAGAAGAGCAAATGGGTCTGTGAAATTGCAGAGATTCTTGCTCCGATTGGTACCCATTATCGCATCAAGCCTCAAGCTTTTACCTCAGCCGTTGGATTTGGTTCTTGAAGAAATCGGCGGTGGAGGTGGTGGGCGAGGTGGGTTGGGGTTTTGGAAGAGCTTTGGGGGTGGAGGGTTTGATGGGTTTAGGAGCAAAAGGAAGAGGAAAttgctgttgttgtttttgttttatgggGTTTTGGTGAGTTGTGGTTATGGGTTGTTGTTTGGGGGGGATTTGGAGAGCAATGTGCtttggtttgggttgtgttttGGGGCTGTTGGGGTTGGTTTGGTTCATTGGTGGGAGATGAGAGGTCTTTTTGGGGCTTTTGTTTGGGGTGTTTTGGTAGGTTCAGGGTTTAAGAGAAAGGATTTGAGAGATTGGGGATTGAAGCTTAGGCCTATGATGGAGAATGTGACTTTGAGAAGTAAAAGAAGTGGAAGAAGAGCATTCTAA